Below is a genomic region from Bradyrhizobium sp. 1(2017).
CCATCAGCATCTCCTCGTCCGGCACGCCGCCATAGCGCCGTTCGGCATAGCATGGCAAGGACAGGCTGGGCTCGCCGGTCTTGAGCGCCCGCCCCCAGGAATCCGCGCAAGCGGTCTCGCCGACGACGCCCCATTCGAACTTCTTGTAGCCGGTATATTGCAGCCCGTTGATCAGGATGATCATCTGCCCCGGCGTTGCATAGACCAGGCAGATGTCGGGCGGATCGAGCCGGCCGCTCGCCAGCGGACTGACGACGAGCGCCTGATACTGCCCGAACGGCACCACGTCCAGCGCCTCCTGGCGCTTGCGCGCGTCGTCCGCGGTGCCGTGCCAGACCCCGACATAGTTCGCGCCGGCGAGCCATGTCTCGTCCTGCGGCGCAAGCCCGATCACCGCGCGGCATTGCGCGCCGACGAGATCGTCGGCGGTGATGCCGACGGTCCAGCCCAGACGCGCGGCCATGCTGACGATCTGGTCGGTGGTGTGGATCGCATTCGGCCGGCGGATCTTCGGGATCGCCTCCATGTCCGCCGCGCGCGCGAACAGCTTCATGCCGATCACATTCGTCTTCAGCCGCAGCAGATTGTTGAGATCGGCGACGAGGCCGGCAAGATCGATCCTGTCTGCGCTCTGCTCCTGCATGGCGTTCCCTCCTTGCCGGCGATCGCGCGCCGCGTTTCTTGCTTTTCAGTCCTCGTTTTAATCCTTGCCCGGTCCCGGAAGCAACTCGCCGGTCCTGCCCATCAGGCGGTACGCCACGAGGCCGATCCACTCGCGCACGGCAACGTCGGTTCGTCGGAGGCCGTCCGCGCCCGAATTGGTGAAGGAGAAGAGATTGTCCCGTCCGCCCATTCGCCAGTCCACGGGATAGGCCTCGACGTCGAATCCGGCCTTGCGGAAGATTCCCATCGAGCGCGGCATGTGAAACGCCGACGTCACCAGGAGCCAGCGCTCGCCCGGCTTTGGCGATACCAATTGCTTGGTGAAGATCGCGTTCTCCCAGGTGTTGCGGGAGTTGCGCTCGAGGATCAGGCGTTCCTTCGGGATGCCGATGGCCTCCAGGACCGGCGCGGAATAGTCGGCTTCCCTCGACTCGGTCGAGATCAGGTTCGACGTGCCCCCCGTGAAGACGATGCGTGCATTGGGATAGCGGCGCGCAAGCTCGGCCGGCGCAAACAGACGATCGGCCGCGTGCGCGATCACCGGCGTGCGATGCGCCGCCGACAGATCGGTGTCGACGGAGCCGCCAAGCACGATGATGCCGTCGGGCGCACCGCGCGACGGGTCCCAGGGCGCAAAGCGCGATTCCAGCGGATAGAGCAGGAGATTGCCGAGCGGCGAGAACGCAGCGAGCGCGAGCAGGACCAGCGTGACCACCGCAAGCTTGCGGCCGAATGCGGCAAAGCGCGTCGCCATCAGCACCACGGACAGGATGCCGAGCTCGACCAGGAGGTTGATCGGCAGCAGCGCGATCCCGAGGGTCTTGGAAAGCGTGAAAAACAGGGGAGCCTCGCTCGAATGGTCGTGCCTGCCATATGCGGGCTTGACCGGCCCGGCCTTCTTCAGAAATCTTCTTGGAAGAGGATCGATCGCCGGGTCAAGCCCGGACCGATGAAACCAAGCGGACGCGGCAAATGACCCATCATCACCTGCATTCCAGCCCCGAAACCTGTCATTGGGGCTTCTTCGAAGCCGCGCTCGAGCCCGTCCTCACCGTGGCCAGCGGCGACGAGGTGACGGTCGACACCATCAGCGGCGGTCCGGACATGCTGCCCGACCGCGACGCCTTCCACATTCCGCCGGAGATGCACGAGGTTCACGCCAGGAACGAGCGCATGCTGCCCGGCCACATCCTCACCGGTCCGATTGCGGTCGAGGGCGCCGAGCCCGGGGACGTGCTTGCGGTCGAGATCCTCGACGTTCAGCTCCGGCAGGATTGGGGCTGGAACATGATCAAGCCGCTGTCCGGCACCCTGCCCGACGATTTCCACGAGACGCGCATCCTGAACATCCCGCTGGACCGGTCGCGGATGGTCGGCCGCATGCCGTGGGGCCTCGACCTGCCGCTCAAGCCGTTCTTCGGCGTCATGGGCGTGTCACCACCGCCGGCGTGGGGCCGCATCTCCTCGCTGATCCCGCGCGCGATGGGTGGCAATCTCGACAACAAGGAGCTCGGTGCGGGTGCGACGCTGTATCTGCCGGTGTTCGTTCCGGGCGCGCTGTTCTCCTGCGGCGACGGCCACGGCGTGCAGGGCGACGGCGAGGTTTGCGTCACCGCGATCGAGACCGCGCTTCGGGGCCGCTTCCGCCTGACGCTGCGCAAGGACCTGAAGTTCGACTATCCCCGCGCCGAGACGGCGACGCACTACATGACCATGGCGATGGATCCCGATCTCGACCAATGCGTGGTGCGCGCGCTGCGCGACATGATCGCGCTGCTCGGCGAGCGGCGAAACCTGTCGCGCCAGGACGCCTACACGCTGTGCAGCCTGGCCGCCGATCTGCGGGTGACCCAGACCGTCAACGGCGCCAAGGGCATCCATTGCATGATCGAAAAGGCGATCGTGCACGGCTGATCCGGCCCCGCCTTTCCCGACCCATCGACGCCAGGCCGCCGCCGGCCATCCCGCGCGGCGCGCTTTGCCGCGCCTGATTTCATGTGCGATTCCAATGGGCTGAGCGATCAGCCAAGGCCGCATTTGACTCCCACCCCCGAACCTAAATAGAGTCTTAAACGTTACTTTTAT
It encodes:
- a CDS encoding YdcF family protein, with product MLPINLLVELGILSVVLMATRFAAFGRKLAVVTLVLLALAAFSPLGNLLLYPLESRFAPWDPSRGAPDGIIVLGGSVDTDLSAAHRTPVIAHAADRLFAPAELARRYPNARIVFTGGTSNLISTESREADYSAPVLEAIGIPKERLILERNSRNTWENAIFTKQLVSPKPGERWLLVTSAFHMPRSMGIFRKAGFDVEAYPVDWRMGGRDNLFSFTNSGADGLRRTDVAVREWIGLVAYRLMGRTGELLPGPGKD
- a CDS encoding acetamidase/formamidase family protein, with translation MTHHHLHSSPETCHWGFFEAALEPVLTVASGDEVTVDTISGGPDMLPDRDAFHIPPEMHEVHARNERMLPGHILTGPIAVEGAEPGDVLAVEILDVQLRQDWGWNMIKPLSGTLPDDFHETRILNIPLDRSRMVGRMPWGLDLPLKPFFGVMGVSPPPAWGRISSLIPRAMGGNLDNKELGAGATLYLPVFVPGALFSCGDGHGVQGDGEVCVTAIETALRGRFRLTLRKDLKFDYPRAETATHYMTMAMDPDLDQCVVRALRDMIALLGERRNLSRQDAYTLCSLAADLRVTQTVNGAKGIHCMIEKAIVHG
- a CDS encoding DUF169 domain-containing protein, with translation MQEQSADRIDLAGLVADLNNLLRLKTNVIGMKLFARAADMEAIPKIRRPNAIHTTDQIVSMAARLGWTVGITADDLVGAQCRAVIGLAPQDETWLAGANYVGVWHGTADDARKRQEALDVVPFGQYQALVVSPLASGRLDPPDICLVYATPGQMIILINGLQYTGYKKFEWGVVGETACADSWGRALKTGEPSLSLPCYAERRYGGVPDEEMLMALKPSHLAKAIEGMKALARNGLRYPIPPYGIQSDVRAGMGVSYAKK